A section of the Halopiger aswanensis genome encodes:
- a CDS encoding aminotransferase class III-fold pyridoxal phosphate-dependent enzyme — translation MDRETVEPQVEALPGQRAQQWVDYHHEFAAPSTYVYEFVWDTSREAIGPFCTDVDGNVLLDFTSHVAAAPLGYNNPALREKLEAFDLVDPLKIAGQDFYVSTDGSEPPAEAKLPGPSQLMDRLVAATDHYDMDRVFLSNSGAEAVENGIKICYAAGGHRAFTFEGAFHGRTLGALSLNRSKTVHRRGYPEVPGVVSVPYPASDEAYETRWLTDGPGGNVVADKLHPDQGVIDPDEVAFLILEPIQGEGGYRVAHDEFARDLEALRDRYDLTVVVDEIQSGVGRTGELWAVDHLDLTPDVITAGKGLRVGATISRSDVFPEQKSRLSSTWGAGDVIASMQGALTMDIIHEQNLLANVRERGQQLRAGLEDAIDDGDLPGAVDVRGRGLMLAVEFDTKERRDAVLEAAFERGFLTLGCGHKTLRLLPPLDVTEREIDLGLRLLREAAADVAPEFDR, via the coding sequence ATGGACAGAGAGACGGTCGAACCGCAGGTCGAGGCGCTCCCCGGCCAGCGAGCGCAGCAGTGGGTCGACTACCACCACGAGTTCGCCGCGCCGAGCACCTACGTCTACGAGTTCGTCTGGGATACGAGCCGCGAGGCGATCGGCCCCTTCTGTACCGACGTCGACGGCAACGTCCTGCTGGATTTCACGAGTCACGTCGCCGCCGCGCCGCTCGGATACAACAACCCGGCCCTCCGCGAGAAACTCGAGGCGTTCGACCTCGTCGATCCGCTGAAGATCGCCGGCCAGGACTTCTACGTGAGCACCGACGGCAGCGAGCCCCCGGCCGAGGCGAAGCTTCCCGGCCCGTCACAGTTGATGGACCGGCTCGTCGCCGCGACGGACCACTACGACATGGATCGCGTCTTCCTCTCGAACTCCGGCGCAGAAGCCGTCGAGAACGGGATCAAGATCTGCTACGCCGCGGGCGGCCACCGCGCGTTCACCTTCGAGGGCGCGTTCCACGGCCGGACGCTGGGCGCGCTCTCGCTCAACCGCTCGAAGACGGTCCACCGTCGCGGCTACCCCGAGGTCCCGGGCGTAGTCAGCGTTCCCTACCCAGCGAGCGACGAAGCCTACGAGACCCGCTGGCTCACCGACGGTCCCGGCGGCAACGTCGTCGCCGACAAGCTCCACCCCGATCAGGGCGTGATCGACCCCGACGAGGTCGCCTTCCTCATCCTCGAGCCGATCCAGGGCGAGGGCGGCTACCGGGTCGCCCACGACGAGTTCGCGCGGGATCTCGAGGCCCTGCGCGACCGCTACGACCTCACCGTCGTCGTCGACGAGATCCAGTCCGGCGTCGGCCGGACCGGCGAACTCTGGGCCGTCGACCACCTCGATCTCACGCCGGACGTCATCACCGCGGGGAAGGGGCTGCGGGTCGGCGCGACGATCTCTCGCTCCGACGTCTTCCCCGAGCAGAAGAGCCGCCTCTCCTCGACGTGGGGCGCGGGCGACGTCATCGCCTCGATGCAGGGCGCGCTGACGATGGACATTATCCACGAGCAGAACCTGCTCGCGAACGTCCGCGAACGGGGCCAGCAACTACGTGCGGGACTCGAGGATGCCATCGACGACGGCGACCTCCCCGGCGCCGTCGACGTCCGGGGCCGCGGCCTCATGCTCGCCGTCGAGTTCGATACTAAGGAGCGCCGCGATGCGGTTCTCGAGGCGGCCTTCGAGCGCGGCTTCCTGACGCTGGGCTGCGGGCACAAGACCCTGCGGCTGCTCCCGCCGCTCGACGTCACCGAGCGCGAAATCGACCTCGGTCTGCGGTTGCTCCGGGAGGCAGCTGCAGACGTGGCACCGGAGTTCGACCGATAG
- a CDS encoding ribonuclease H-like domain-containing protein: MTARAGARLLALPPSAIVDRPAATLADVDRTLEPDAVWVLGPSREPQAFAAARRAFDAPVFHPPLETGDGAVHRREVDDRDVAVVQSVRAMRASPDDISSALESADDGTALVCDNVATSTRPTALETTLEGADALAAALPTGRVTTVLTGGEPAGYDELWNLEVDGTVRSVDHDPAINCEPAGDDCVSVRVQGVGDTEGYGGEQSVALLEFTADGIGVDTYDVTDFGLESVSGIGPKTAGRLAERGVTTRAELLETPVETLAELPNVGWDRARRMHHHATVLETGEPRRVTDESLPGENWSTPPLCVDIETDGLSPTIIWQIGVYDPAADTYQAFVERDDPNDPASVLEAFCDWLLGVHPNRALLTWNGWHFDYRHLDAFVAKHVPYYAEEWDSIPKLDLYLWAVRNENAILPGRTNKLESVAGALGYEDAGTGLDGAQTAAAYQRFMRTGEPLEWDRHEAYCEDDCRALWHVYERLQDAPRVSDSGATTGSNSGTAEASSSESISTQSDTSETSTADSEQTGLGDF; the protein is encoded by the coding sequence ATGACCGCTCGAGCCGGCGCTCGCCTGCTCGCCCTCCCGCCGTCGGCGATCGTCGACCGGCCCGCCGCGACCCTCGCGGACGTCGATCGGACCCTCGAGCCCGACGCCGTCTGGGTGCTCGGCCCGTCCCGCGAGCCGCAGGCGTTCGCCGCGGCGCGACGGGCGTTCGACGCACCCGTCTTCCACCCGCCGCTCGAGACCGGCGACGGGGCCGTCCACCGGCGAGAGGTCGACGACCGCGACGTCGCCGTCGTACAGAGCGTACGAGCGATGCGGGCGTCTCCGGACGACATCTCGAGCGCGCTCGAGTCAGCAGACGACGGTACCGCGCTCGTCTGCGACAACGTCGCGACTTCGACGCGACCGACGGCCCTCGAGACGACCCTCGAGGGCGCCGACGCCCTCGCTGCGGCGCTGCCGACCGGCCGCGTGACGACCGTCCTGACGGGCGGCGAACCGGCCGGCTACGACGAACTGTGGAACCTCGAGGTCGACGGGACAGTTCGAAGCGTCGATCACGATCCTGCGATCAACTGCGAGCCCGCTGGCGATGACTGCGTCTCTGTCCGCGTGCAGGGAGTCGGGGACACCGAGGGTTACGGAGGCGAGCAGTCGGTCGCGCTCCTCGAGTTCACCGCCGACGGGATCGGCGTCGACACCTACGACGTCACCGACTTCGGCCTCGAATCGGTGTCCGGGATCGGTCCGAAGACCGCCGGACGCCTCGCCGAGCGCGGCGTGACGACTCGCGCCGAGTTGCTCGAGACGCCGGTCGAGACGCTCGCCGAACTCCCGAACGTCGGGTGGGACCGCGCTCGGCGGATGCACCACCACGCGACGGTCCTCGAGACGGGCGAGCCGCGGCGAGTAACGGATGAGTCGCTGCCGGGCGAGAACTGGTCGACGCCGCCGCTGTGTGTAGACATCGAGACCGACGGGCTCTCGCCGACGATCATCTGGCAGATCGGCGTCTACGACCCCGCCGCGGATACGTACCAGGCGTTCGTCGAACGGGACGATCCGAACGATCCAGCGTCGGTGCTCGAGGCCTTCTGCGACTGGCTGCTGGGCGTCCACCCCAACAGGGCCCTGCTGACCTGGAACGGGTGGCACTTCGACTACCGCCACCTGGACGCGTTCGTGGCGAAACACGTCCCCTACTACGCCGAGGAGTGGGACTCGATCCCCAAACTGGACCTCTACCTGTGGGCCGTCCGCAACGAGAACGCGATTCTGCCCGGCCGGACGAACAAACTCGAGTCGGTCGCCGGCGCACTCGGCTACGAGGACGCGGGGACGGGCCTCGACGGCGCGCAGACCGCGGCGGCCTACCAGCGGTTCATGCGGACCGGCGAGCCGCTCGAGTGGGACCGCCACGAGGCCTACTGCGAAGACGATTGTCGAGCACTGTGGCACGTCTACGAGCGGCTTCAGGACGCGCCGCGGGTTTCGGATTCCGGTGCGACGACAGGCTCAAATTCGGGGACTGCGGAGGCATCGTCTTCAGAATCGATCTCGACGCAAAGCGACACCAGCGAAACGAGCACAGCCGACAGCGAACAGACCGGACTGGGTGATTTCTAG
- a CDS encoding DUF7521 family protein → MIPTTDLSLEAIVQGSLFLVLTVLGLAIVGVAFRGYRRNRSRPMLFLAIGFAAIIVPELAMTVVTRVVAVSEFETVTVYQVTNVFAFLCILRAITMDPGRSRAGDSRGRPDD, encoded by the coding sequence ATGATTCCGACCACCGACCTATCGCTCGAAGCGATCGTCCAGGGAAGTCTGTTTCTCGTGTTGACCGTTCTCGGCCTCGCCATCGTCGGCGTCGCGTTTCGGGGCTATCGGCGGAACCGGAGCCGCCCCATGCTGTTCCTCGCGATCGGATTCGCCGCGATAATCGTCCCCGAACTCGCGATGACGGTCGTCACGAGGGTCGTCGCGGTCTCCGAGTTCGAGACGGTAACCGTGTACCAGGTGACGAACGTCTTCGCGTTCCTCTGTATCCTCCGCGCGATTACGATGGATCCCGGTCGATCACGAGCGGGCGATAGTCGGGGGCGTCCCGACGATTGA
- the purD gene encoding phosphoribosylamine--glycine ligase has product MRENVLLIGGGGREHAIARALEDSEADLYACASNRNPGIAAVATDFETLETTNPKAVVEYAEDVDATIAVIGPESPLEAGVADELEAAGVYAFGPKEEDARIETDKAFQRRFMQENDIPGCPDFETFDDMEAACDFIDEYDGDLAIKPAGLTGGKGVKVIGDQVTAEEGKAYIRESDYDRIVLEERLIGEEFTVQAFVANGEFRTAPAVQDHKRAYEGDEGPNTGGMGSYSDATTHLPFMTEDDYDEAVSIIEATVDALEDYRGILYGQFMLTRDGPKVVEFNARFGDPEAMNTLPVLETDFLDVLTAARDGESLPKLDFAEQATVCKYAVPEGYPTDPEAGAKVTVDEESAGDALLYYASVDERDDGIYTTTSRAFAVVGLADSITEAEEIAEDALAVAGDEGLHMRHDIGKPDLVQRRIDHMNDLRGE; this is encoded by the coding sequence ATGCGAGAGAACGTGCTCCTGATCGGCGGCGGCGGGCGCGAACACGCTATCGCCCGCGCACTCGAGGATAGCGAGGCCGACCTCTACGCCTGCGCCAGCAACCGCAACCCCGGTATCGCCGCGGTCGCGACCGACTTCGAGACGCTCGAGACGACCAACCCCAAGGCAGTCGTCGAGTACGCGGAAGATGTCGATGCGACGATCGCCGTCATCGGCCCCGAATCGCCCCTCGAGGCCGGCGTCGCGGACGAACTCGAGGCCGCCGGCGTCTACGCCTTCGGGCCGAAGGAAGAAGACGCCCGCATCGAGACGGACAAGGCGTTCCAGCGGCGGTTCATGCAGGAAAACGACATTCCGGGCTGTCCGGACTTCGAGACCTTCGACGACATGGAGGCCGCCTGCGACTTCATCGACGAGTACGACGGCGATCTCGCGATCAAGCCCGCCGGCCTCACGGGCGGGAAGGGCGTGAAAGTCATCGGCGATCAGGTGACCGCCGAGGAGGGCAAGGCGTACATCCGCGAGTCCGATTACGACCGAATCGTCCTCGAGGAGCGACTGATCGGCGAGGAGTTCACCGTCCAGGCGTTCGTCGCCAACGGCGAGTTCCGCACCGCGCCGGCGGTGCAGGACCACAAGCGCGCCTACGAGGGCGACGAAGGCCCGAACACCGGGGGGATGGGCAGCTACTCCGACGCGACGACGCACCTGCCCTTTATGACCGAGGACGACTACGACGAGGCCGTCTCGATCATCGAGGCGACCGTCGACGCCCTCGAGGACTACCGCGGGATCCTCTACGGCCAGTTCATGCTGACCCGCGACGGCCCGAAAGTCGTCGAGTTCAACGCCCGCTTCGGCGACCCCGAGGCGATGAACACGCTGCCCGTCCTCGAGACCGACTTCCTCGACGTGCTGACGGCTGCTCGAGACGGCGAGTCGCTGCCGAAACTCGACTTTGCCGAGCAGGCGACGGTCTGCAAGTACGCCGTCCCCGAGGGCTACCCGACGGATCCCGAGGCGGGAGCGAAGGTCACGGTGGACGAGGAGAGCGCCGGCGACGCGCTGCTGTACTACGCCAGCGTCGACGAGCGCGACGACGGCATCTACACGACCACCTCTCGTGCCTTCGCCGTCGTCGGCCTCGCCGATTCGATTACCGAGGCCGAAGAAATCGCCGAGGACGCCCTCGCGGTCGCCGGGGACGAGGGACTGCACATGCGCCACGACATCGGCAAGCCCGACCTCGTCCAGCGACGGATCGACCACATGAACGACCTCCGCGGCGAGTAA
- a CDS encoding CPBP family intramembrane glutamic endopeptidase — MAESTIDDSPDRSIGERLLYDSSGARLRALWRVLVPLLVAVAIYAAGQSLVNRFAAGLLEPIADGTSRVVATAVLFVALSAVIALAGVAGLLVASRLDRRPLSSYGLDVSGRWLRDFAAGILIGVVAAAGAIGYLAARGDVALSPSVTGVGVDSPPLGGLVVLVLLLFLLANNAFEEIVFRAIVIGNAVEGFRSGASNATVAVVGAVVVSLPVFGALHLLGGGPMAVVTSAIGGILFATAYVLTGRLALPIGVHFGGLADLSIRQQPLSTDPELTLPSVVVAELTGDPSFLTGIELWAVRLLLGVALICLWVYATDGEVSIADRVLATAADSER, encoded by the coding sequence ATGGCCGAATCAACGATCGACGACTCACCCGATCGGTCGATCGGCGAGAGACTGCTGTACGATTCGAGCGGCGCACGGTTGCGTGCTCTCTGGCGGGTGCTCGTCCCGCTCCTCGTCGCCGTCGCGATCTACGCCGCCGGTCAGTCGCTGGTCAACCGCTTTGCGGCCGGTCTCCTCGAGCCGATCGCTGACGGAACGTCGCGGGTGGTCGCAACCGCGGTACTGTTCGTCGCGCTGTCGGCGGTGATCGCCCTCGCGGGCGTCGCCGGCCTACTCGTCGCGTCGCGACTCGATCGACGCCCCCTCTCGAGTTACGGGCTCGACGTGTCGGGCCGATGGCTCCGAGATTTCGCAGCCGGTATCCTCATCGGCGTCGTCGCCGCCGCGGGAGCGATCGGCTACCTGGCCGCTCGAGGGGACGTCGCTCTCAGTCCGTCGGTGACGGGCGTCGGCGTCGACTCCCCGCCGTTGGGCGGACTCGTCGTCCTGGTGTTGCTGCTCTTTTTGCTCGCCAACAATGCGTTCGAGGAGATCGTTTTTCGGGCGATCGTGATCGGGAACGCGGTCGAAGGGTTTCGCTCCGGAGCGTCGAACGCGACGGTCGCCGTCGTCGGTGCGGTCGTCGTCAGCCTTCCCGTCTTCGGCGCGCTGCATCTACTCGGCGGCGGCCCTATGGCCGTCGTCACGAGCGCTATCGGCGGTATCCTGTTCGCGACGGCGTACGTCCTGACGGGCCGGTTGGCGCTCCCGATCGGCGTGCACTTCGGCGGCCTCGCCGACCTCAGCATCCGCCAGCAACCCCTCTCGACTGATCCGGAACTGACGCTGCCGTCGGTCGTCGTCGCCGAACTGACCGGCGACCCGTCGTTCCTCACGGGTATCGAACTCTGGGCCGTCAGATTACTCCTCGGAGTTGCACTGATCTGCCTCTGGGTGTACGCGACCGACGGCGAGGTTTCGATCGCCGATCGAGTGCTCGCCACCGCTGCTGACTCGGAGCGGTGA
- a CDS encoding DEAD/DEAH box helicase — translation MSDRAGETNDSTGIPITGDELTNTFPGYRSDDDVSVLELPGRDAQTVPNEEILRPELAEPLANDLYAHQAEALEALAREENVCVATSTSSGKTRIYALQIARNYLEARARGEDSTAYVLYPTKALSRDQERELNDLFDDLGLEISVRVYDGDTERGQTRRQIREEADVIISNFAGVNTYLHDHDRWARFLSACDLVVIDESHTYTGVHGMHVAWIVRRLKRVLEYYAADPQFVLTSATIGNPGEHSEALIDEPVAVVDEDGSPTGPRDLVLWNPPPRAREDTEDERDEWNEQDSNETTQSDGGEDAVVERVPATVEAPRLLSHLTYHDAQTLLFSPSRKLAELSVKRASKHRHDNRRYYANPDRGSAIEPYHAGHSRKKRHGTEHQLKTGVLDGVASTNALELGINIGEMDATVQLGYPGQRQSFWQQIGRAGRGTKRALSVLVAEHRTLDQYVVTNPDYLLENDVEDAVVDADNDAVFAQHLRCAADELAIDESDIGRLAERERLERALEMWRRAGQLQGSLETGVSYVGSPRPQQSISLYATTGEEYEVELADGVDEGYDPQMEPLAEERVLRDFHEGAVRLHQGQQYEVVDVEHDAPRPSVTVRPTDVDYYTRTRTDVTVLDAVSEESREIGDFTLHFGRGRVLVYHGTYDKVAVHGGKKKEQAIPTDNPPLSMETQLCWLEVPQYVEDALVEKYREFEVPEMDGDLAQTAHLGYAGGLHAAEHATIGVAPLELMVDKRDLGGLATLTIDSHLDQSPSETDGFGTAAPDGDAPQNIAAAEATVREIAQGLEREPASGWFIYDGIDGGLGFARAIYENFEAVARRAREHISDCDCGRVDGCPACVMDEQCGNDNQPLHRDAAVDVLDQLLGDADEDALEAHLPDEEYGGERRPPLFYA, via the coding sequence ATGAGCGACCGAGCGGGCGAAACCAACGACAGCACAGGAATTCCGATCACCGGCGACGAACTGACGAACACCTTCCCCGGTTACCGGTCGGACGACGACGTTTCGGTCCTCGAGTTACCCGGCCGAGACGCCCAGACGGTTCCGAACGAGGAGATCCTCCGGCCGGAACTCGCGGAGCCGCTCGCAAACGACCTCTACGCCCATCAGGCCGAGGCTCTCGAGGCGCTGGCGCGCGAGGAGAACGTCTGCGTCGCGACGAGCACCTCCTCGGGGAAGACCCGCATCTACGCGCTCCAGATCGCGCGGAACTATCTCGAGGCGCGGGCTCGCGGCGAGGACTCCACCGCCTACGTCCTCTACCCGACGAAGGCGCTCTCGCGGGACCAGGAGCGTGAGTTGAACGACCTCTTCGACGATCTTGGGCTCGAGATCTCGGTCCGGGTCTACGACGGCGACACGGAACGCGGACAGACCCGCCGACAGATCCGCGAGGAGGCCGACGTCATCATCTCGAACTTCGCGGGTGTGAATACGTATCTGCACGACCACGACCGCTGGGCGCGCTTCCTGTCGGCCTGCGACCTCGTCGTGATCGACGAGTCCCACACCTACACCGGCGTCCACGGGATGCACGTCGCCTGGATCGTTCGGCGGTTGAAACGGGTCCTCGAGTACTACGCGGCAGATCCGCAGTTCGTACTCACGAGCGCGACGATCGGCAACCCGGGCGAGCACTCCGAGGCCTTGATCGACGAACCCGTGGCCGTCGTCGACGAGGACGGCTCGCCGACGGGACCGCGGGATCTGGTGCTGTGGAACCCGCCGCCACGGGCGCGAGAGGATACGGAGGACGAGCGGGACGAGTGGAACGAACAAGACAGTAATGAGACAACACAGAGCGACGGCGGCGAGGACGCGGTCGTCGAGCGCGTCCCCGCCACCGTCGAGGCCCCGCGGCTACTCTCGCATCTCACCTACCACGACGCCCAGACGCTGCTGTTCTCGCCCTCGAGGAAGCTCGCGGAACTCTCGGTCAAGCGGGCGTCGAAGCACCGCCACGACAACCGCCGCTACTACGCGAATCCCGACCGCGGCAGCGCCATCGAACCCTACCACGCCGGCCACTCGCGGAAGAAGCGCCACGGGACCGAACACCAGCTCAAGACCGGCGTGTTGGACGGGGTCGCCTCGACGAACGCCCTCGAGCTGGGGATCAACATCGGCGAGATGGACGCCACCGTTCAGCTGGGGTATCCCGGCCAACGTCAGTCGTTCTGGCAGCAGATCGGCCGCGCGGGACGGGGTACGAAGCGGGCCCTCTCCGTACTCGTCGCTGAACACCGCACGCTGGACCAGTACGTCGTGACCAACCCCGACTACCTGCTCGAGAACGACGTCGAGGACGCGGTCGTCGACGCGGACAACGACGCCGTCTTCGCCCAGCACCTGCGCTGTGCGGCCGACGAACTCGCGATCGACGAGTCGGATATCGGTCGGCTCGCCGAGCGCGAACGCCTCGAGCGGGCGCTCGAGATGTGGCGCCGCGCCGGGCAGTTGCAGGGGAGCCTCGAAACCGGCGTTTCCTACGTCGGCTCGCCCCGGCCCCAGCAGTCCATTTCGCTGTACGCGACGACCGGCGAGGAGTACGAGGTCGAACTAGCCGACGGCGTCGACGAGGGGTACGACCCGCAGATGGAGCCGCTGGCGGAGGAGCGCGTCCTGCGGGACTTCCACGAGGGCGCGGTCCGCCTCCATCAGGGCCAGCAGTACGAGGTCGTCGACGTCGAGCACGACGCGCCCCGGCCCTCGGTGACGGTGCGGCCGACGGACGTCGACTACTACACGCGAACGCGGACCGACGTGACGGTGCTGGACGCGGTCTCGGAGGAATCGCGCGAGATCGGCGACTTCACCCTGCACTTCGGCCGCGGCCGGGTACTGGTCTACCACGGCACCTACGACAAGGTCGCCGTCCACGGCGGGAAGAAGAAAGAGCAGGCCATCCCCACCGACAATCCGCCGCTGTCGATGGAAACGCAACTCTGCTGGCTCGAGGTACCCCAGTACGTCGAGGACGCCCTCGTGGAGAAGTACCGCGAGTTCGAGGTCCCCGAGATGGACGGCGACCTCGCGCAAACGGCCCACCTCGGCTACGCGGGCGGGCTCCACGCCGCCGAGCACGCGACGATCGGCGTCGCCCCGCTCGAGTTGATGGTCGACAAGCGAGATCTGGGCGGCCTGGCGACGCTGACGATCGACTCGCACCTCGATCAGTCGCCGAGCGAGACGGACGGATTCGGGACGGCAGCCCCGGACGGCGACGCACCGCAGAACATCGCCGCCGCGGAAGCCACCGTCAGAGAGATCGCGCAGGGCCTCGAGCGCGAGCCGGCCAGCGGGTGGTTCATCTACGACGGGATCGACGGCGGCCTCGGGTTCGCACGGGCGATCTACGAGAACTTCGAGGCCGTCGCCCGGCGGGCCCGCGAGCACATCTCCGACTGCGACTGCGGGCGCGTTGACGGCTGTCCCGCCTGCGTGATGGACGAGCAGTGCGGGAACGACAACCAGCCGCTGCACCGAGACGCAGCCGTCGACGTGCTGGATCAGTTGCTGGGCGATGCCGACGAGGACGCGCTCGAGGCCCACCTCCCCGACGAGGAGTACGGCGGCGAGCGGCGGCCGCCGCTGTTCTACGCGTAA
- a CDS encoding MgtC/SapB family protein has translation MNEVPLQLADPPLEETVVRIALAGALGMFLGLEREWSQKSAGIRTFSLISLLAAVFTILSLETAVGEGLLVLGGFLVIVQGVLLAVQGLLGDEDTGLSLTTSVSMLVAYGVGALVAAQYIIEGVTVAVLSSLLLVLKRELHEFAWGLSREEMRSTTEFAILAFVIYPLLPSSYELNLGVTTIDLEPTVIWLMVVAVAGIGIANYAIVSTYGDRGIAVTGFFGGLASSTAVVGTMLDHVRQRPDAASYAVAAILLANAAMAARNLAIAVGFTIGGGSPVLVEAVVPLGAVIVVAFAIAGLTADWGESSEMDLESPFSLKNALAFGAVFLVVLVFGSVAESSFGTLGFYATAVASGFVSSAGATTSAVVLYRGGQLAAAEATIAILLATVSSILVKAMLAATSSNDGFRNQVAIYSAALLLGGSLASLVFIV, from the coding sequence GTGAACGAGGTTCCGCTGCAACTCGCCGATCCGCCGCTAGAGGAGACGGTCGTGCGGATTGCGCTGGCCGGCGCACTGGGGATGTTCCTCGGCCTCGAGCGCGAGTGGTCCCAGAAATCCGCTGGCATCCGAACGTTCTCGCTGATCAGCCTGCTCGCCGCCGTCTTTACGATCCTCTCGCTCGAGACCGCGGTCGGGGAGGGACTGCTCGTCCTGGGCGGTTTCCTCGTGATCGTTCAGGGCGTCCTACTGGCGGTCCAGGGACTGCTCGGGGACGAGGACACGGGCCTGTCGTTGACGACCTCGGTCTCGATGCTCGTCGCCTACGGCGTCGGCGCGCTCGTCGCCGCACAGTACATCATCGAGGGCGTGACCGTCGCCGTGCTCTCGTCGCTGCTGCTCGTCCTCAAGCGCGAACTCCACGAGTTCGCGTGGGGCCTCTCCCGCGAGGAGATGCGGTCGACGACCGAGTTCGCCATCCTCGCGTTCGTTATCTATCCGCTGTTGCCGTCCAGTTACGAACTCAACCTCGGCGTCACGACGATCGACCTCGAGCCGACGGTCATCTGGCTCATGGTCGTCGCGGTCGCGGGGATCGGGATCGCCAACTACGCGATCGTCTCGACCTACGGCGACCGCGGCATCGCCGTTACCGGCTTCTTCGGCGGCCTCGCGTCGTCGACGGCCGTCGTCGGGACGATGCTCGATCACGTCCGCCAGCGGCCCGACGCCGCCTCCTACGCCGTCGCCGCTATTCTACTCGCGAACGCCGCGATGGCCGCGCGCAATCTCGCGATCGCCGTCGGGTTCACGATCGGCGGGGGAAGTCCTGTACTCGTCGAGGCGGTCGTCCCGCTCGGCGCCGTCATCGTCGTCGCGTTCGCTATCGCCGGCCTGACCGCCGACTGGGGCGAGTCCAGCGAGATGGACCTCGAGAGCCCCTTTTCCCTCAAGAACGCCCTCGCGTTCGGCGCGGTCTTCCTCGTCGTGCTCGTGTTCGGGTCGGTGGCCGAGAGTTCGTTCGGCACACTCGGCTTCTACGCGACGGCCGTCGCCAGCGGCTTCGTCTCGAGCGCCGGCGCGACCACGTCGGCGGTCGTCCTCTACCGAGGGGGCCAACTCGCAGCCGCCGAGGCGACGATCGCTATCCTGCTCGCGACGGTCTCGAGCATCCTCGTGAAGGCGATGCTGGCGGCGACGTCGTCGAACGACGGATTCCGCAATCAGGTCGCGATCTACAGCGCCGCGCTGTTGCTCGGCGGCTCGCTGGCGTCGCTCGTCTTCATCGTCTAA
- a CDS encoding winged helix-turn-helix domain-containing protein encodes MGEDCDVETIGGVLEDDVARSILVHARTEALSASALADRCDVSTVTIYRRLETLREHDLVSASTVPERDGNHYKVYRTNVRRLTVDLTEEGFELTVERNDTPADRFTRLIEEM; translated from the coding sequence ATGGGCGAGGACTGCGACGTCGAAACTATCGGGGGCGTTCTGGAAGACGACGTGGCCCGGTCTATCCTCGTTCACGCCCGCACGGAAGCGCTCTCGGCGAGCGCGCTCGCCGACCGCTGCGACGTCTCGACGGTGACGATCTATCGACGGCTCGAGACGCTTCGCGAACACGACCTCGTCTCGGCGTCGACGGTGCCCGAGCGCGACGGCAATCACTACAAGGTGTATCGGACGAACGTCCGGCGCCTGACGGTTGATCTCACCGAGGAGGGGTTCGAGTTGACCGTCGAACGCAACGACACGCCCGCTGACCGATTCACCAGACTCATCGAGGAGATGTAA